The proteins below are encoded in one region of Silene latifolia isolate original U9 population chromosome 2, ASM4854445v1, whole genome shotgun sequence:
- the LOC141643691 gene encoding uncharacterized protein LOC141643691 — MAYTNSLHSSSLGPWDLHNLGVFNADISSTTYNMEINAPCLVLPNGDNYPNFLSTGYLEDALIEFGARFKRRKLMVSSNANVNANEDDFRLDPLSTLVTNDLSYWSNCSTNYNMHSEEELSHASLVANHHHHHHDMHFSEGDTMENSMQEMCEELINFPEKNTLLLEEIVSPSSSIKLQELSCNSRDNSLKTKSSDLVCNSDTYSTDSSSNGDNEIKKKKKNDSTRMSSTSKMVYPFGLVKPGGEDGDITLNDINHRILKPPTRPLKHPVGDFASRPAVSPNGPGLSGKAVVAFTKIHTQGRGTITIIRTKG, encoded by the exons ATGGCATACACTAATAGCCTTCATAGCTCTTCCCTAGGTCCATGGGATCTACATAACCTTGGAGTTTTCAACGCAGACATATCTTCTACTACTT ataATATGGAGATCAATGCACCATGTTTGGTGTTACCAAATGGGGATAATTATCCTAATTTCCTCTCGACGGGATACCTTGAAGATGCTTTGATAGAGTTTGGTGCTCGGTTTAAGAGAAGGAAGCTAATGGTGAGCTCTAATGCTAATGTTAATGCTAATGAAGACGATTTTCGACTCGATCCATTATCGACTCTAGTTACCAATGATCTC AGTTATTGGAGCAACTGTAGTACAAATTACAACATGCATTCCGAAGAGGAGTTGAGCCATGCAAGTCTTGTAGCtaatcatcaccatcatcatcatgacATGCATTTCTCTGAAG GTGATACGATGGAGAATTCAATGCAAGAAATGTGTGAAGAATTAATTAATTTTCCAGAGAAAAACACATTATTACTAGAAGAGATAGTTTCACCAAGTTCTTCAATAAAGCTTCAAGAATTGTCTTGTAATTCAAGGGACAATTCCTTAAAGACCAAGTCCTCAGATCTTGTTTGTAATAGTGATACCTACTCCACTGACTCTTCATCTAATG GAGACAATGAgatcaaaaagaaaaagaagaatgaTAGTACAAGAATGAGTAGCACATCTAAGATGGTGTACCCATTTGGGCTAGTGAAGCCCGGAGGTGAGGACGGTGACATAACCTTGAATGACATTAACCATAGAATTTTGAAGCCCCCAACTAGACCACTTAAACATCCTGTTGGGGACTTTGCTTCCCGTCCCGCCGTATCGCCTAATGGGCCGGGCCTCTCCGGCAAGGCTGTTGTGGCCTTCACCAAAATTCACACCCAAGGTAGAGGCACTATTACTATCATTAGAACAAAGGGATGA
- the LOC141641770 gene encoding uncharacterized protein LOC141641770, which yields MVAKLAWRMISLPSSLLARTLGKKYKLLDSLKSPVSGTRPMGTTWGGRSILWGFKLIKEKCAWKVCSSSTLNVWTSKWVEGFAPLPKDHSLLEGSPSLIDLKIRNLIVNHAWNVSFISHIFDCVWAAKILAIPIFDKAPDDILYLEGTKTGNYTVKMGYHSAQSMIWTKEATSKDLTRLAPDYHDFVKKKLWTLPGPKVWHILLWKILTDTLPVGQEFSARHILTYDTTCRLDDNCTPTETLDHLFRDCNFAQRLWAGSYIGIRAENCSFVSIKTWMINWLHFLLKMDDNKVGVISFLATLWTMWRVRNNNCFRESRINLVGAMMLYESQFNVATAAYQKTEEEMPPGTAFLGAFDEHADYIQQLKAGTTIWIVGAMSSCDMATIHVDGSWEMSRMAGYGWTCSNSNDNITTHWISGYAQCPEQAEGKAILEAMRWALANNLLHISIHSDCITMLSQIAVGTSNNHLTWTTTKDIYDLASMFHCFSISYVNRSCNVLAHRLANWARA from the coding sequence ATGGTTGCAAAACTAGCCTGGAGAATGATTTCACTCCCTTCTTCTTTACTTGCCAGAACTCTTGGCAAAAAATATAAACTGCTCGATTCTTTAAAATCGCCTGTTTCAGGGACACGGCCAATGGGAACGACTTGGGGTGGCCGAAGCATACTTTGGGGATTCAAATTAATAAAGGAAAAATGCGCATGGAAAGTATGTTCTTCATCAACCCTTAATGTATGGACATCAAAATGGGTTGAAGGTTTTGCACCCTTACCTAAAGATCATAGCCTTTTAGAAGGGTCGCCAAGTCTTATTGACTTAAAAATCCGAAATCTAATCGTAAATCATGCTTGGAATGTTTCTTTCATTTCCCACATCTTTGATTGTGTCTGGGCAGCAAAAATTTTAGCAATACCCATTTTCGACAAGGCTCCAGATGATATACTGTATCTCGAAGGCACCAAGACTGGGAATTATACGGTGAAGATGGGATATCATTCGGCTCAATCGATGATTTGGACGAAAGAGGCAACTTCTAAGGATCTTACAAGATTAGCGCCTGATTACCATGATTTTGTCAAGAAAAAATTATGGACTTTACCGGGACCAAAGGTTTGGCATATCCTCCTATGGAAAATTCTTACTGATACTCTTCCCGTTGGACAGGAATTCTCTGCCCGGCATATCCTTACTTATGATACTACTTGTCGACTAGATGACAATTGTACACCAACTGAAACCCTGGATCATCTTTTTCGCGATTGCAATTTCGCGCAAAGATTGTGGGCGGGAAGCTACATTGGGATAAGAGCAGAGAATTGTTCTTTTGTGAGCATTAAGACGTGGATGATTAACTGGCTGCATTTTCTATTGAAAATGGATGACAATAAAGTTGGAGTGATCTCCTTCCTTGCCACTCTTTGGACTATGTGGAGAGTAAGAAACAACAACTGTTTTAGGGAATCAAGAATAAATTTGGTGGGTGCTATGATGCTCTATGAGTCTCAATTTAATGTTGCAACTGCTGCATACCAGAAAACAGAGGAGGAGATGCCACCGGGTACGGCTTTTTTGGGGGCATTTGATGAACATGCCGActacattcaacaattaaaagcaggGACTACAATTTGGATCGTGGGCGCTATGAGTTCGTGCGATATGGCCACGATTCATGTTGATGGTTCCTGGGAGATGTCGCGAATGGCGGGATATGGATGGACTTGTTCTAACTCTAATGATAATATAACAACTCATTGGATCTCTGGTTATGCACAATGTCCAGAACAGGCGGAAGGTAAGGCTATACTTGAAGCTATGAGATGGGCTCTTGCTAATAATCTGCTCCATATTTCTATCCACTCCGACTGTATTACCATGTTGAGTCAAATTGCAGTGGGCACTTCCAATAATCACCTTACATGGACAACCACGAAGGATATCTATGATCTAGCTTCAATGTTTCATTGTTTTTCAATATCGTACGTTAATAGATCTTGTAATGTTTTAGCTCATAGACTGGCAAATTGGGCCAGAGCTTGA